Proteins encoded together in one Nyctibius grandis isolate bNycGra1 chromosome 1, bNycGra1.pri, whole genome shotgun sequence window:
- the B3GNT2 gene encoding N-acetyllactosaminide beta-1,3-N-acetylglucosaminyltransferase 2, translating to MSVGRRRLKLLGILMMVNIFIYVIVEVSKSGSQEKNAKGRVIIPRSKFWRKYTPHKAYWNKQQQKLELLYNPILTLLSNMTVEENLLSNSSVLGSCDPDPWVPSEISDFANLPDRFKDFLLYLRCRNYSLLMDQPNKCKHKPFLLLAIKSLTPHFDRRQAIRESWGKEINSGNVTVKRVFLLGQTPPEDNFPDLSDMIKFESETHQDILLWNYRDTFFNLTLKEVLFLKWVSSSCADVQFIFKGDDDVFVNTHQILDYLKSLSKDKAKDLFIGDVIKDAGPHREKKLKYYIPESVYEGSYPPYAGGGGFLYSGDLALRLNNASDQVLLYPIDDVYTGMCLQKLGLAPEKHKGFKTFDIEEKYRNNICSYTNLMLVHSRKPQEMIKIWTQLQDPHLNC from the coding sequence ATGAGTGTTGGACGCAGAAGATTAAAGCTGCTGGGAATTCTGATGATggtaaacatttttatttatgtgattGTGGAAGTCTCAAAAAGCGGCAGCCAAGAGAAGAATGCAAAAGGCCGTGTTATTATACCACGCAGCAAATTCTGGAGAAAATATACTCCTCACAAAGCTTATTGGaacaaacagcaacagaagcTTGAACTGCTGTACAACCCTATTCTGACCTTGCTTTCCAATATGACTGTGGAAGAGAACTTACTTTCTAACTCGAGTGTTCTCGGTTCCTGTGACCCTGACCCATGGGTACCTTCAGAGATTAGTGACTTTGCAAACTTGCCGGACAGATTTAAAGACTTTCTGCTTTATTTGAGATGTAGAAATTATTCATTATTAATGGATCAGCCAAACAAGTGCAAACATAAACCTTTTTTGCTGCTGGCTATTAAGTCACTTACACCCCATTTTGACAGAAGGCAAGCAATTAGGGAATCCTGGGGCAAGGAAATAAACTCGGGGAATGTGACAGTCAAAAGGGTCTTCTTACTTGGACAGACCCCACCAGAGGACAATTTTCCTGATCTTTCAGACATGATAAAATTTGAGAGTGAAACCCACCAAGACATTCTTCTCTGGAACTACAGAGACACTTTCTTCAATTTAACTCTGAAAGAGGTGCTGTTTCTGAAGTGGGTCAGCAGCAGTTGCGCAGATgtccagtttatttttaagggtGATGATGATGTTTTTGTGAATACCCATCAGATCCTGGATTACTTGAAGAGCTTATCAAAGGACAAAGCCAAAGACTTATTTATAGGCGACGTGATCAAAGATGCTGGAcctcacagagaaaaaaaattgaagtacTACATCCCAGAAAGTGTTTATGAAGGTTCATATCCTCCATATGCAGGAGGTGGTGGGTTTCTATACTCTGGTGATCTGGCATTAAGACTGAATAATGCATCTGACCAGGTACTCCTATACCCTATTGATGATGTTTATACTGGAATGTGCCTTCAGAAGCTTGGGCTTGCTCCGGAAAAACACAAAGGCTTCAAAACATTTGACATcgaagagaaatacagaaataacatATGTTCCTACACAAACTTAATGTTAGTACATAGTAGAAAACCTCAAGAAATGATAAAGATATGGACACAGTTGCAAGATCCACACTTAAATTGTTGA